The following coding sequences lie in one Treponema sp. OMZ 790 genomic window:
- a CDS encoding XRE family transcriptional regulator: MKDAFEMMERYMSEEEIKKAKLKAERENFSIKLARIRELQELKQNEIANFSQSSVSRLEKRKDIKLSTLIDYIDSIGMGLEIKIYPKLTNSKVKEEVLLRT; the protein is encoded by the coding sequence ATGAAAGATGCGTTTGAAATGATGGAAAGATATATGAGTGAGGAAGAAATAAAGAAAGCCAAATTAAAAGCAGAAAGAGAAAATTTTTCAATCAAATTAGCTAGGATTAGAGAATTACAGGAACTGAAGCAAAACGAGATTGCAAATTTTAGTCAGTCATCTGTTTCAAGATTAGAAAAAAGAAAGGATATAAAGCTATCAACACTTATTGATTATATTGATAGTATTGGAATGGGGCTAGAAATAAAAATATATCCTAAATTAACTAATTCAAAAGTAAAAGAAGAAGTTTTATTAAGAACATAA
- the nox gene encoding H2O-forming NADH oxidase, with translation MSKIVVVGANHAGTSAINFLTDLSKENEVVVFDKNTNISFLGCGMALWIGNQIRGSEGLFYSNKEKLEAKGAKVTMEADITRIDFDKKIVYGTVKGSQPIEESYDKLILATGSIPIMPKIKGMDLENVQQVKIFQNAQEVIDKLKNPEIKNIAVVGAGYIGVELAEAFQRHQKNVVLIDAMPSSLSNYYDKPFTDLMDKNLSDHGIKLAYNQLVQEIKGTTKVEAVVTDKGEYPADMVVVCIGFRPNTDLGKDKIETFKNGAYSVNLKQETSIKDVYAIGDCATVFDNSLGEKSYIALATNAVRSGIVAAHNAAGVPLESIGVQGSNGINIYDLKMVSSGVTVERAKKLGLDVDFTDFEDLQRPEFMDHNNPPVKLRIVYDKKTRVIIGAQMASTYDMSMGIHMFSLAIQEKLTIDKLKLLDIFFLPHFNKPYNYITMAALGAK, from the coding sequence ATGAGCAAAATTGTAGTGGTAGGTGCCAATCACGCCGGAACATCGGCCATTAATTTTTTAACGGATCTTTCAAAAGAAAATGAAGTAGTTGTTTTTGACAAAAACACCAATATCAGCTTTTTAGGCTGCGGAATGGCCCTTTGGATAGGAAATCAAATCAGGGGCTCCGAGGGCCTCTTTTATTCCAATAAGGAAAAACTGGAAGCAAAGGGGGCTAAGGTTACAATGGAAGCCGATATTACCCGAATCGACTTCGATAAAAAAATCGTATACGGAACAGTGAAGGGCTCACAGCCGATAGAAGAATCCTACGATAAATTAATCCTTGCAACAGGTTCAATTCCCATAATGCCTAAGATTAAGGGCATGGACTTGGAAAATGTTCAGCAGGTAAAGATTTTTCAAAACGCCCAAGAGGTTATCGACAAACTAAAAAATCCCGAAATCAAAAACATTGCCGTAGTGGGAGCAGGCTACATCGGTGTCGAACTTGCCGAAGCTTTCCAACGCCATCAAAAAAATGTAGTCCTCATCGATGCAATGCCTTCAAGTCTTTCAAACTATTACGATAAACCCTTTACCGATTTGATGGATAAAAATCTAAGCGATCACGGAATAAAACTTGCATATAACCAACTCGTTCAAGAGATTAAGGGAACAACAAAGGTAGAAGCCGTTGTTACCGACAAGGGAGAATATCCTGCCGATATGGTAGTGGTCTGCATCGGGTTTAGACCCAACACCGACCTCGGAAAGGATAAGATTGAAACCTTTAAAAACGGAGCTTATTCGGTCAACCTAAAACAAGAAACAAGCATAAAGGATGTTTACGCAATAGGAGACTGTGCAACCGTTTTCGATAATTCTTTAGGAGAAAAATCCTACATCGCCCTTGCAACAAATGCAGTAAGAAGCGGAATTGTGGCCGCCCATAACGCAGCCGGCGTTCCCTTAGAAAGCATCGGCGTTCAAGGTTCTAACGGCATCAATATCTATGACTTAAAGATGGTATCAAGCGGTGTTACTGTAGAGCGCGCAAAAAAACTCGGCCTTGACGTTGACTTTACCGACTTTGAAGACTTGCAGCGCCCCGAATTTATGGATCACAATAATCCTCCCGTAAAATTGAGAATCGTATACGACAAAAAAACAAGGGTTATAATCGGAGCTCAAATGGCTTCAACCTATGATATGTCTATGGGCATCCACATGTTCTCCCTTGCTATTCAGGAGAAGCTTACAATCGATAAGCTTAAACTCTTGGACATCTTCTTTTTGCCCCACTTCAATAAACCGTATAATTATATAACGATGGCTGCCTTGGGTGCAAAATAA
- a CDS encoding DUF3298 and DUF4163 domain-containing protein, with product MKSKIMAMFCLILFVFSLNAVGAAETYYYDAVGGATESNSMAAVEKEAVHCELKIDFPIFEDVPALNAIVSKTVKSQITSFWNDYYSVSPDDMAKSPTARNFELVIGYDDIIRDGNYISFVLSVYEYMGGAHGLTQLVPVNYDIKTKKLVSLADVARSNSKNWLVKLSNEARKQLMEKVKKGELSSDEGMIKEGTEPKLENFKIFKIEKGKIKIIFEQYQVAPYSEGLPEITIPIDFFR from the coding sequence ATGAAATCAAAAATTATGGCTATGTTTTGCCTTATTCTTTTTGTTTTTTCGCTTAATGCCGTAGGTGCTGCGGAAACTTATTATTATGATGCAGTAGGAGGCGCTACCGAAAGTAATTCTATGGCTGCGGTTGAAAAGGAAGCCGTTCATTGCGAATTGAAAATAGATTTTCCTATTTTTGAAGATGTTCCGGCTTTAAATGCTATTGTTTCAAAAACGGTAAAAAGTCAGATTACCTCATTTTGGAATGACTATTATTCCGTTTCACCCGATGATATGGCAAAGTCGCCTACTGCCCGAAATTTTGAACTGGTTATCGGCTATGATGATATCATACGGGATGGAAATTATATAAGCTTTGTTCTATCGGTTTATGAATACATGGGAGGTGCCCACGGCCTTACGCAATTGGTTCCCGTAAACTACGATATAAAAACAAAAAAGCTTGTGTCTTTGGCCGATGTTGCACGTTCCAATTCAAAGAATTGGCTTGTCAAGCTCTCAAATGAGGCAAGAAAGCAGTTAATGGAAAAGGTGAAGAAAGGCGAATTATCCTCCGATGAGGGAATGATAAAAGAAGGAACAGAGCCCAAGCTTGAAAATTTCAAAATTTTTAAAATTGAAAAAGGAAAGATAAAAATTATTTTTGAGCAATATCAGGTCGCTCCGTATTCTGAAGGCTTGCCTGAAATTACAATTCCGATAGATTTTTTTAGATAG
- the murB gene encoding UDP-N-acetylmuramate dehydrogenase: protein MNSLFSILHNNPLFQEGTVKFDAPVSGLTSYKIGGPAEALFYPKDEENLKAAIAFLRKNKVLTSLIGGGANILVSDKGFKGVLINLKNLNKIEIIGETEGKVFVRAGAGVLIDDLTKWAAENSLSGLECFGGLPGTVGGAVFMNARCYEVSISDIIKSVKYILTENEKAEFAEYQYKPSDWDYKISPFQQNPVSTEIKDGRKIILSAVFSLTHGVKEKIAAKTDEKIQDRIAKGHFKAPSAGSTFKNNRTFGQPSGKLIENAGLKGLCEGGAQVAPWHGNFIINKEKAAAADVKNLIEKVQTAVKNKTGFTLEPEVIFAGDWG, encoded by the coding sequence ATGAACAGTCTATTTAGTATACTTCATAATAACCCTTTATTTCAAGAGGGAACAGTCAAATTCGATGCACCTGTAAGCGGACTCACATCATATAAAATCGGAGGCCCGGCAGAAGCTCTTTTTTACCCAAAAGACGAAGAAAATTTAAAAGCAGCTATAGCTTTCTTACGTAAAAATAAGGTTTTAACTTCTTTGATCGGAGGAGGAGCAAACATTCTTGTATCGGATAAGGGATTTAAGGGAGTATTAATAAATCTAAAAAACTTAAACAAGATAGAAATCATAGGCGAAACTGAAGGCAAGGTTTTTGTGAGAGCGGGAGCCGGAGTTCTTATCGATGATCTTACAAAATGGGCTGCAGAAAACTCTCTTTCGGGTTTGGAGTGTTTTGGAGGACTCCCCGGAACTGTTGGGGGCGCCGTATTTATGAATGCCCGCTGTTATGAAGTTTCAATCTCGGATATAATAAAATCGGTAAAATACATTTTAACCGAGAATGAAAAAGCAGAATTTGCAGAATATCAATACAAGCCATCCGACTGGGATTATAAAATTTCACCTTTTCAACAAAATCCGGTGAGCACGGAAATTAAGGACGGCAGAAAGATCATACTTTCAGCTGTGTTTAGTTTAACGCATGGAGTAAAAGAAAAAATTGCTGCAAAAACCGATGAAAAAATTCAAGACAGAATTGCAAAGGGGCATTTTAAGGCTCCATCTGCCGGAAGCACCTTTAAAAACAACAGAACATTCGGTCAACCCAGCGGTAAATTGATAGAGAATGCAGGATTAAAAGGCCTTTGTGAAGGAGGAGCTCAGGTAGCACCTTGGCACGGAAATTTTATAATTAACAAAGAAAAAGCTGCGGCTGCCGATGTGAAAAATCTAATAGAAAAAGTGCAAACAGCTGTTAAAAATAAAACCGGTTTTACCCTTGAACCGGAAGTCATTTTTGCAGGTGATTGGGGTTAG
- a CDS encoding ATP-binding protein — protein sequence MMIKRDYYLKQLIRKKDNGRVKIITGIRRCGKSYLLFKLYREYLLSKGVKENQIISIALDEIENIEYRNPFKLNEYIKDKAKNKNKKYYIFIDEIQLSETIKNPYIENSENNITFVDVLLGLMKIENLDIYVTGSNSKMLSSDILTQFRDRGDEIHVNPLSFSEIYDLYEDKVQAFQDYAIYGGMPYIFSLESDEEKSKYLKDLFYETYLKDILERHKIQNENEIFETLLDFVSSAIGSLTNPNKLAKRFLSEKKIKISSLTISKYLAYFEEAYLLYCAKRYDVKGARYFSTPVKYYFADVGLRNARLNFRQVEETHIMENIIYNDLRRRGYNVDVGVVEHEVNKDGARKKIQLEVDFVVNKGHRRYYIQSALSVADKEKKEQETASLKKIGDSFKKIIVVKDKIVPRHDNTGILYIGLEQFLLQETSSDLDIL from the coding sequence GTGATGATTAAAAGAGATTATTATCTAAAACAGCTGATCCGTAAAAAAGACAATGGCCGTGTTAAAATAATTACGGGTATTAGGCGCTGTGGAAAATCTTATTTGCTATTTAAGTTATACCGAGAGTATTTGTTATCGAAAGGCGTAAAAGAAAATCAGATTATCTCAATCGCCTTAGATGAGATTGAAAATATAGAATATAGAAACCCATTTAAGTTGAATGAATATATAAAAGATAAGGCTAAGAATAAAAATAAAAAATACTATATATTTATTGACGAAATTCAATTATCAGAAACCATAAAAAACCCTTACATTGAAAATTCTGAAAACAATATTACCTTTGTTGATGTACTTCTTGGTTTAATGAAAATTGAAAATTTAGATATTTATGTAACGGGTAGTAATTCAAAAATGCTGTCAAGCGATATCCTGACACAATTTAGGGATCGAGGTGATGAAATCCATGTAAATCCCTTATCTTTTTCTGAAATATACGATTTGTATGAAGATAAAGTACAGGCTTTTCAAGATTATGCTATTTATGGAGGTATGCCCTATATTTTTTCTTTGGAGAGCGATGAAGAAAAAAGTAAATATTTAAAGGATTTGTTTTATGAAACATACTTAAAAGATATTCTTGAAAGACATAAGATTCAAAATGAAAACGAAATTTTTGAAACCTTGTTGGATTTTGTATCATCTGCCATCGGATCTTTAACTAACCCGAATAAATTAGCAAAAAGATTCTTATCCGAAAAAAAGATAAAGATTTCTTCTTTAACAATTTCTAAATATCTTGCATATTTTGAGGAGGCTTATTTATTGTATTGTGCAAAGCGTTATGATGTTAAGGGGGCACGATATTTTAGCACACCGGTCAAGTATTATTTTGCCGATGTAGGCCTTAGAAATGCCAGATTGAATTTTAGGCAAGTGGAAGAAACTCACATTATGGAAAACATTATATATAATGATTTGAGGAGAAGAGGTTATAATGTTGATGTAGGAGTGGTAGAGCATGAAGTGAATAAGGATGGAGCTAGAAAAAAAATACAGTTGGAAGTTGATTTTGTCGTAAATAAGGGACATAGAAGATACTATATTCAATCGGCATTATCTGTGGCAGATAAGGAAAAAAAAGAGCAGGAAACAGCATCTTTAAAAAAAATAGGAGATTCATTTAAGAAGATAATTGTTGTAAAAGATAAGATTGTTCCAAGGCATGATAATACAGGGATTTTATATATAGGTCTGGAACAATTTTTATTACAAGAAACTTCTTCAGATTTAGATATATTATAG
- a CDS encoding anti-sigma factor, with product MSTCPSKDLYSAYVDGELQSPWKEKIEAHLASCEKCSSVVDSYRKISLKLSEVSCSEPDFEGSFLKLYAKRQECLKRIEENKKKPTSWFYKSNKIPVPALAAAAVFLFVLTPVVMISTGKNLKPSDSIAGKDFKSTAPIVSDLKPVNKFKLNVSNILGVNEKAIVFKNKTQAINLSQYVNLYLPPSNKTKFSILEKKINTQVLFFKDHNAITLTSIENGK from the coding sequence ATGTCTACATGCCCTAGTAAAGATTTGTATTCGGCTTATGTTGATGGAGAACTACAATCCCCTTGGAAAGAAAAGATAGAAGCTCATCTGGCTTCTTGTGAAAAGTGCAGCAGTGTGGTTGATTCGTATAGAAAAATAAGTTTAAAATTGTCTGAAGTCTCATGTTCCGAACCTGATTTTGAAGGTTCTTTCCTTAAACTTTATGCGAAAAGGCAGGAATGCCTAAAACGAATTGAAGAAAATAAAAAGAAGCCGACAAGCTGGTTTTATAAATCGAATAAAATTCCGGTGCCTGCTTTGGCTGCGGCTGCCGTATTTCTTTTTGTTTTAACCCCGGTTGTTATGATCAGTACCGGGAAAAATTTAAAACCGTCAGATTCAATCGCAGGAAAAGATTTTAAGTCTACCGCACCTATAGTAAGCGATTTAAAACCTGTTAATAAATTTAAATTAAATGTTTCGAATATCCTCGGTGTAAATGAAAAAGCCATAGTTTTTAAAAATAAAACTCAGGCGATAAATTTGAGTCAATATGTAAATTTATATCTGCCTCCTTCAAATAAAACAAAGTTTAGTATATTAGAAAAAAAAATAAATACACAAGTGTTATTTTTTAAAGACCATAATGCAATTACTCTTACCTCTATAGAAAATGGGAAATAG
- a CDS encoding site-specific DNA-methyltransferase encodes MKLFTWEEKDETAQRLKNLLKNQNKFSFTENKIKSFNADIAKNLYIESDNLYALLFLQKDYKEKIKIIYIDPPYNTGKKFTYADNFQSKAEWMNYLYIRLSLAKTLLSNDGLIFISIDDKAYPYLRIILDEIFGMENFISTLVWNNSTGGGLRKKHINTSHEYIVLYAKDKTKVKPMTAPMPEKAKKMYKYKDDDGRFFRYQQFAWKNKTQAKNQRYPIKTPDGNFIIPKDGYIYRFVEKTFLNLLEKNLIVFKKTDKSVFKEINGNPTRWTVWVKTYLKKEEKTVPKSLLPTEYVKTNIQSAYEQKVLFGAKVFDYAKPVTLLKYLFKLVPDSEDAIILDFFSGSAATAQAVMELNAEFNETRKFILVQRDEPCPEDSPALKAGFKTIAELGRERIIRASALIQKRFPEKTFGFKYLELSGENGPTF; translated from the coding sequence ATGAAACTTTTTACATGGGAAGAAAAAGATGAGACCGCACAAAGATTGAAAAATCTATTAAAAAATCAAAATAAATTTTCTTTTACCGAAAACAAGATAAAAAGTTTTAATGCAGACATTGCAAAAAATTTATATATAGAATCGGATAACCTCTATGCCCTCCTTTTTTTACAAAAAGATTATAAAGAAAAAATAAAAATAATATACATTGACCCTCCGTATAATACAGGTAAAAAATTTACTTATGCCGATAATTTTCAAAGCAAGGCCGAATGGATGAATTATCTTTATATAAGATTGAGCCTCGCAAAAACCTTATTAAGTAATGACGGACTTATTTTTATAAGCATTGACGATAAGGCCTATCCTTATTTAAGAATCATCCTTGATGAAATTTTCGGTATGGAAAATTTTATTTCTACCCTCGTCTGGAATAATTCTACCGGCGGAGGCTTGCGGAAAAAACATATCAACACATCGCATGAGTACATCGTCTTATATGCCAAGGATAAAACTAAGGTAAAGCCCATGACAGCCCCGATGCCTGAAAAGGCAAAAAAAATGTATAAATACAAGGATGATGACGGACGATTTTTTAGGTACCAGCAATTTGCGTGGAAAAATAAAACGCAAGCCAAAAACCAAAGATATCCTATAAAAACTCCTGACGGAAATTTTATAATCCCAAAAGATGGTTATATTTACCGCTTTGTCGAAAAAACTTTTTTAAACCTTTTAGAAAAAAATTTAATAGTATTTAAAAAAACGGACAAATCCGTTTTTAAAGAGATAAACGGCAATCCTACCCGGTGGACGGTTTGGGTAAAAACCTATCTTAAAAAAGAAGAAAAAACCGTTCCTAAATCGCTCCTCCCAACGGAGTATGTTAAAACAAATATACAAAGTGCTTATGAACAAAAAGTTTTATTTGGAGCAAAGGTTTTCGATTATGCAAAGCCTGTAACTCTTTTAAAATATCTTTTTAAACTGGTTCCCGATTCTGAGGATGCAATTATCTTAGATTTTTTTTCGGGCTCGGCAGCAACAGCCCAAGCTGTAATGGAACTAAACGCAGAGTTTAACGAAACCCGAAAATTTATTTTGGTACAAAGGGACGAGCCCTGCCCTGAGGACTCCCCTGCCCTCAAAGCCGGTTTTAAAACGATAGCCGAGCTGGGCAGGGAAAGAATTATAAGAGCCTCCGCCCTAATCCAAAAACGGTTCCCGGAAAAAACTTTCGGGTTCAAGTATTTGGAATTAAGCGGAGAGAATGGCCCTACTTTTTAA
- a CDS encoding type II toxin-antitoxin system RelE/ParE family toxin produces the protein MKNLKELRGRTSETVLRVSFFFDKERKAILLIGGDKKGVNEKKFYKNLIKRSEEIAEKYGYI, from the coding sequence ATAAAAAATTTAAAAGAATTAAGAGGCCGAACTTCTGAAACAGTTTTAAGAGTTTCTTTTTTCTTTGATAAGGAAAGAAAAGCAATTTTGCTTATAGGCGGGGATAAAAAAGGTGTAAATGAAAAGAAGTTTTATAAAAATTTAATAAAACGATCGGAAGAAATTGCTGAAAAATATGGATATATTTAG
- a CDS encoding cysteine--tRNA ligase codes for MSLKLYNTLGNKKEEFIPIKEGKAGVYGCGPTVYDYAHIGNLRTYVFQDVLVKTLRFLGYDVTHVMNITDVGHLTDDEDSGEDKMVKSAEERGKSVLEIAEFYTKAFFNDTERLNIERPGIVCKATEHINDMIELIKRIEANGHTYMAGGNLYYDISTFPKYGELANIKLEDLKAGARIEIDKNKRNPHDFVLWFTKSKFENQALVWDSPWGRGYPGWHIECSAMSMKYLGEQIDIHKGGIDHIRVHHTNEIAQSEGATGKKWVKYWLHNEFLVMNKGKMSKSSGSFIILEDVIKKGFSPLDYRFLLLGGHYRSQLTFSWEAMETARNGRRNLNMRISKLMEGLSEAEVKDYITLTESVDLKTAKEKIKNRTVLGYFDGFAAAMEDDLSTPKALSELQLLIKEKDIPQSEVLTAVAVMDSVLGIKLIEEAFNILADKNVLEIDEAEIIKLIEERSSAKLEKNYKLADEIRDKLKGMGIILEDQAGKTTWKKL; via the coding sequence ATGAGTTTAAAATTATATAATACATTAGGCAATAAAAAAGAAGAATTTATTCCGATTAAAGAAGGTAAGGCCGGTGTTTACGGATGCGGGCCTACAGTGTATGACTATGCACATATCGGAAACTTACGCACCTATGTTTTTCAAGATGTCCTTGTTAAAACTTTAAGATTTTTGGGCTATGATGTTACCCATGTTATGAACATAACCGATGTCGGGCATCTGACTGATGACGAAGATTCGGGTGAAGATAAGATGGTAAAATCCGCTGAAGAGCGGGGTAAATCGGTTCTTGAAATTGCAGAATTTTACACAAAGGCATTTTTTAACGATACCGAAAGACTAAATATAGAAAGACCCGGCATTGTATGTAAGGCGACCGAGCACATAAACGATATGATAGAGCTCATAAAAAGAATAGAAGCAAACGGGCATACTTACATGGCCGGAGGAAATCTTTACTACGACATTTCTACATTTCCTAAATACGGTGAACTGGCAAACATAAAACTTGAAGACCTCAAGGCCGGCGCCCGTATCGAAATAGATAAAAATAAACGCAATCCTCACGACTTTGTTCTTTGGTTTACAAAAAGCAAGTTTGAAAATCAGGCTCTTGTTTGGGATTCGCCTTGGGGACGAGGCTATCCCGGCTGGCATATCGAGTGCTCTGCCATGAGTATGAAGTACTTAGGCGAACAAATCGATATCCACAAAGGCGGAATCGATCATATAAGGGTGCATCACACCAACGAAATAGCTCAGTCCGAGGGAGCTACGGGTAAAAAATGGGTAAAGTACTGGCTTCACAACGAATTTCTCGTTATGAATAAGGGCAAGATGTCAAAGTCTTCCGGTTCTTTTATCATTTTAGAAGATGTTATCAAGAAAGGTTTTTCTCCTCTTGATTACCGTTTCTTGCTTTTGGGCGGACATTACCGAAGCCAGCTTACCTTTTCATGGGAAGCTATGGAAACGGCAAGAAACGGCAGAAGAAACTTAAATATGAGGATTTCTAAACTGATGGAAGGTTTATCCGAAGCGGAAGTCAAAGATTATATAACTTTGACGGAATCCGTTGATCTAAAAACCGCTAAGGAGAAAATTAAAAACCGGACAGTACTCGGCTATTTTGACGGCTTCGCAGCCGCCATGGAAGATGACTTATCCACACCGAAAGCTCTATCGGAACTACAGCTTTTGATAAAGGAAAAGGATATTCCGCAAAGTGAAGTCTTAACGGCTGTTGCCGTCATGGATTCGGTTTTGGGCATCAAGTTAATTGAAGAGGCTTTTAACATTCTTGCAGATAAGAATGTTCTTGAAATAGATGAGGCTGAAATTATCAAGCTCATTGAAGAGAGGTCTTCGGCGAAACTTGAAAAAAATTATAAACTGGCTGATGAAATCAGGGATAAGCTAAAGGGCATGGGCATTATCCTTGAGGATCAAGCCGGTAAAACTACATGGAAAAAATTATAA
- a CDS encoding RNA polymerase sigma factor has translation MFKEKGGLKALSDSDFRSMYETLMPVIYKVAYNIVREGDIAEDICHDSLIKMTEKKMEFPSMDDAKYWLIRVTRNASLNHVKRCGRKRKAYAKALKEDTRKVDTGEEIVLKQESINSVQAALEKLPKNLRAVLQLKEYGSLNYKEIGSILGISEGNVKVRVFRAREQLAKHIGESDVYMP, from the coding sequence GTGTTTAAAGAGAAAGGCGGTTTGAAGGCGTTATCAGACAGCGATTTTAGATCAATGTATGAAACCCTCATGCCTGTTATTTATAAAGTAGCCTACAATATAGTCAGAGAAGGGGATATAGCTGAAGATATATGTCATGATTCTTTGATAAAAATGACCGAAAAAAAGATGGAATTCCCGTCTATGGATGATGCTAAATACTGGCTTATTAGGGTTACGCGGAATGCATCGCTTAATCATGTAAAAAGATGCGGCCGTAAACGAAAGGCTTATGCTAAAGCACTAAAGGAAGACACTCGTAAGGTCGATACAGGAGAAGAGATAGTGTTAAAGCAAGAGTCCATAAATTCGGTTCAGGCAGCTCTTGAAAAATTGCCTAAAAACTTGAGGGCTGTTTTACAGCTCAAAGAATACGGCAGCTTAAACTACAAAGAGATAGGCAGCATTCTTGGAATTAGTGAAGGTAATGTAAAGGTCCGGGTGTTTAGAGCCCGTGAACAATTAGCAAAACATATAGGAGAAAGCGATGTCTACATGCCCTAG